Proteins encoded in a region of the Planococcus shixiaomingii genome:
- a CDS encoding GntR family transcriptional regulator, translated as MLDKQSPIPIYVQIEERLKSQISDGRFPPGAAIPSERELTEAFGVSRMTVRQAITNLVNEGLLFREKGRGTFVAVPKVEQPLSGMTSFTEDMLARGMKPSNQLLTFGKRKPDKQVAEELQLEADEEVFFVERIRYADSIPMAIERTYLPVKLFPELNEDVLAGSLYVFVEGTARLKIGGAVQKMEAALVKREDAELLHVETPFSVLIIERISKLSNGVPFEVVRSTYRADRYKFTSEIQR; from the coding sequence GTGCTGGACAAGCAGTCGCCAATTCCGATTTATGTGCAAATAGAAGAACGGCTGAAAAGCCAGATTTCAGATGGACGCTTTCCGCCAGGTGCAGCGATTCCGTCCGAGCGGGAGTTGACGGAAGCTTTCGGCGTCAGCCGGATGACGGTCCGCCAAGCTATCACCAATCTGGTGAATGAAGGGTTGTTGTTCCGTGAAAAGGGGCGAGGAACATTTGTTGCTGTTCCAAAAGTTGAACAGCCTCTTAGCGGTATGACCAGCTTTACGGAAGATATGCTGGCCCGCGGTATGAAGCCGAGCAACCAGCTTCTAACTTTCGGAAAAAGAAAGCCGGATAAACAGGTTGCCGAAGAGCTGCAGCTGGAGGCGGACGAGGAAGTATTTTTCGTTGAGCGGATCCGTTATGCGGATAGCATTCCGATGGCCATCGAACGGACATATCTCCCGGTAAAGCTTTTTCCGGAATTGAATGAAGACGTATTAGCAGGATCGCTTTACGTTTTCGTGGAAGGGACAGCGCGGTTGAAAATTGGCGGCGCTGTGCAAAAGATGGAAGCGGCGCTGGTTAAGAGAGAAGACGCCGAACTGCTTCATGTGGAAACGCCGTTCTCCGTATTGATCATCGAACGCATCAGCAAGTTAAGCAACGGAGTGCCTTTTGAAGTTGTACGCAGCACGTACCGAGCTGACCGCTATAAATTCACCAGCGAAATCCAGCGCTAA
- the nagE gene encoding N-acetylglucosamine-specific PTS transporter subunit IIBC: MFNFLQRIGKSLMFPIATLPAAALLLRFGQEDLLGIPFLSAAGAGIIDNLGIIFAIGIAFGLAHDSNGGAALAGAIAYLVLTSAIVTINESINMGVFAGILSGIVGGLLYNKYYNVKFPTWLAFFGGRRFVPIVTAATMTVLAGILGYAWPPVQEGIDTAGNWILNAGMFGVGAYGFLNRLLLPTGLHHVINTVVWFDFGTFTDANGDVIRGEINRFLKGDPTAGPFLSGFFPIMMFGLPAACLAMYATAKKERKAVVGGLLFSIAFTSFLTGITEPIEFSFMFLSPVLYVVHALLTGVAMMVAFALDIRHGFGFSAGAIDYVLNFGLAENPLMLLVVGAFTGVIYFAIFYLLIIKLDLKTPGREDEDEDEEGMAAGSTAHGTDETDVKAYQTIAALGGTDNIVAVDYCTTRLRLTVKDADRVNEKELKRSGARGLMKVNKTNVQVVIGTAVEFLADAMKQRIASGNPPLDQTIDFNAATSAEEQPIAKEILPEDFVMPIEGEIIPLSEVPDEVFAQGMMGPGFAVVPTGNTVHSPIDGKVVSIFPTKHAIGLITDTGVEVLIHFGLDTVHLKGQGFDLLVEDGQLVQRGDALLRVDIGYVGANAPSIITPIIFTNLTDQKLDVLKTGNQRQGTTSIIKIQ, from the coding sequence TTGTTTAACTTTTTGCAACGAATAGGGAAATCTTTAATGTTTCCGATTGCGACTCTTCCTGCGGCAGCTCTGCTTTTGCGGTTCGGCCAGGAAGATTTGCTCGGCATTCCGTTTTTGTCAGCGGCAGGGGCGGGGATTATCGATAACCTTGGCATCATTTTCGCCATCGGCATCGCGTTCGGCCTTGCCCATGACAGCAACGGGGGAGCAGCACTTGCAGGTGCCATCGCCTATCTTGTTTTGACTTCGGCGATCGTGACGATCAATGAGTCAATCAACATGGGAGTTTTTGCGGGAATCCTTTCGGGGATTGTCGGCGGGCTTTTGTACAACAAATACTATAACGTGAAATTCCCTACATGGCTGGCATTTTTCGGAGGCAGGCGATTTGTTCCGATTGTCACTGCGGCGACAATGACCGTTTTGGCAGGAATTTTGGGTTACGCGTGGCCACCGGTCCAAGAAGGAATTGACACTGCGGGCAACTGGATTTTGAACGCCGGCATGTTCGGGGTTGGCGCTTACGGTTTCTTGAACCGCTTGCTGTTGCCGACGGGGTTGCACCACGTCATCAATACGGTTGTCTGGTTTGATTTTGGTACGTTTACCGATGCAAACGGCGATGTGATACGCGGAGAAATCAATCGTTTCCTTAAAGGCGATCCGACAGCAGGGCCGTTTTTATCCGGATTCTTCCCTATCATGATGTTCGGTCTTCCTGCAGCGTGTCTTGCGATGTACGCGACAGCTAAAAAAGAACGCAAAGCAGTAGTCGGCGGCTTGCTTTTCAGTATCGCCTTTACTTCTTTCCTGACGGGCATCACAGAACCGATCGAATTCTCGTTCATGTTCTTATCGCCAGTCTTGTATGTGGTCCACGCCCTTTTAACAGGGGTAGCCATGATGGTGGCATTTGCACTTGATATCCGCCACGGTTTCGGTTTCTCGGCCGGCGCGATTGACTACGTACTGAACTTTGGACTTGCTGAAAATCCACTCATGCTGTTAGTTGTTGGTGCCTTTACCGGCGTCATTTACTTCGCCATTTTCTACCTTCTGATCATCAAGCTGGATTTAAAAACGCCAGGGCGGGAAGATGAAGACGAAGACGAAGAAGGAATGGCAGCAGGCAGCACAGCGCATGGCACGGACGAAACCGATGTCAAAGCGTATCAGACGATTGCGGCGCTTGGCGGCACCGACAACATCGTTGCTGTCGATTACTGTACGACCCGTCTCCGTTTGACTGTGAAAGACGCAGACCGGGTAAATGAAAAAGAACTCAAACGTTCAGGTGCTCGCGGGTTGATGAAGGTCAATAAAACCAACGTTCAAGTGGTCATCGGAACGGCAGTTGAATTTTTGGCGGATGCGATGAAACAACGCATTGCCAGCGGCAACCCGCCTTTGGATCAAACCATCGATTTCAATGCTGCAACTTCAGCAGAAGAACAGCCGATAGCAAAAGAAATTTTGCCGGAGGATTTTGTAATGCCAATTGAAGGGGAAATCATCCCGCTCTCTGAAGTTCCGGATGAAGTTTTCGCACAAGGCATGATGGGGCCAGGATTTGCAGTTGTTCCAACTGGAAACACAGTCCACTCGCCGATCGATGGCAAAGTGGTCAGCATTTTCCCGACAAAACACGCCATCGGATTAATCACAGATACAGGAGTCGAAGTGTTGATTCATTTCGGGCTTGATACGGTTCATTTGAAAGGGCAAGGATTCGACTTGCTTGTCGAAGATGGCCAGCTGGTGCAGCGCGGCGATGCGTTATTAAGAGTCGACATCGGCTATGTCGGAGCCAATGCGCCATCGATCATCACACCAATTATTTTCACGAACTTAACAGATCAAAAGCTGGATGTGTTAAAAACAGGCAACCAGCGCCAAGGTACAACCTCTATCATCAAGATTCAATAA
- a CDS encoding HPr family phosphocarrier protein encodes MIEKSYKITSPEGLHARPASALVAAVSPFSADVKLGYKEKQVNMKSIMGVMSLGIAMGGEILVSADGSDEESLMAKVDEVLVSQNIAQ; translated from the coding sequence ATGATTGAAAAAAGCTACAAGATCACTAGCCCCGAAGGCCTTCACGCGCGACCAGCATCAGCGCTTGTTGCAGCTGTATCACCATTTTCAGCAGACGTGAAACTCGGGTACAAAGAAAAGCAAGTTAACATGAAATCTATTATGGGTGTTATGTCACTCGGAATCGCAATGGGTGGAGAAATCCTAGTCAGCGCAGATGGTTCTGATGAAGAGTCATTAATGGCTAAAGTAGACGAAGTTTTGGTTTCCCAAAACATCGCTCAGTAA
- the nagA gene encoding N-acetylglucosamine-6-phosphate deacetylase produces MAKTILISNITIADALTGMFTGDIFLENGKITEVAEKIERTADIHIDAVNKNWSALPGFIDVHIHGAAGFDAMDATPEALAGIAGALPMEGTTSFLATTMTQAEDAIGKALDNASRFTSGEGQAEMLGVHLEGPFISTKRAGAQPLEHISVPSIELFGQWQELSGNRIRLVTVAPEVENGLAFIEAVSKSGVIASIGHSDATFEQVQEAVGQGASHVTHLYNQMSPLHHRNPGVIGASLLENALTVEVIADFIHSHPRSVELAFRQKGADRLVLITDAMRAKGLEPGDYDLGGQKVQVTDTDARLSDGTLAGSILTMDAAVKNIASVTNCTLADLVAMTSANAAREFGLEHKGSIQAGKDADITILDEQFNVQLTICRGTIAYLKEELS; encoded by the coding sequence GTGGCCAAAACCATTTTGATTTCCAACATAACGATCGCCGATGCCTTGACGGGCATGTTTACCGGCGACATCTTTCTAGAAAATGGAAAAATTACTGAAGTGGCCGAAAAGATTGAACGGACAGCAGATATTCACATCGACGCTGTGAATAAAAACTGGAGTGCGCTTCCAGGATTTATCGACGTCCACATTCACGGCGCGGCTGGATTCGATGCAATGGACGCAACGCCGGAGGCTTTAGCGGGAATAGCAGGTGCTCTTCCTATGGAAGGAACGACTAGTTTTCTGGCGACCACGATGACGCAAGCGGAAGACGCCATCGGCAAAGCGCTGGACAATGCTAGCCGTTTTACTTCCGGAGAAGGGCAAGCGGAAATGCTGGGGGTTCATTTGGAAGGTCCGTTTATTTCAACGAAAAGAGCCGGTGCGCAGCCGCTTGAACATATTAGTGTTCCATCTATTGAGCTGTTCGGCCAATGGCAAGAACTAAGCGGCAATCGAATTCGTCTTGTAACTGTTGCACCAGAAGTGGAGAATGGGCTGGCATTTATTGAGGCCGTATCAAAAAGCGGAGTCATTGCTTCGATTGGACATAGCGATGCCACTTTCGAACAAGTGCAAGAAGCGGTCGGGCAGGGAGCCAGCCATGTCACCCATCTATACAATCAAATGAGCCCGCTGCACCATCGGAATCCCGGCGTGATCGGTGCATCTTTGCTGGAGAATGCGCTGACGGTCGAAGTGATAGCGGATTTTATTCATAGCCATCCACGATCTGTGGAATTGGCATTCCGCCAAAAAGGGGCAGACCGTCTTGTGTTAATCACCGACGCCATGCGGGCAAAAGGGCTTGAACCGGGAGATTACGATCTTGGCGGGCAAAAGGTCCAAGTAACGGATACGGATGCGCGGCTTTCGGACGGTACGCTAGCGGGCAGCATTTTGACAATGGATGCGGCAGTAAAGAACATCGCTTCTGTCACCAATTGTACGTTGGCGGATTTGGTAGCGATGACATCGGCCAATGCGGCAAGAGAATTCGGGCTTGAGCACAAAGGCAGCATTCAAGCAGGAAAAGACGCGGACATCACCATTCTCGACGAACAGTTCAACGTGCAACTGACCATCTGTAGAGGAACCATCGCATATTTGAAGGAGGAGTTGTCATGA
- a CDS encoding TVP38/TMEM64 family protein, translating to MISLPLVVEFLLLFLLNMAIGAFGFIPSFFVTTLNINSFGLAVGTFLSLSGEIFGAILGFYLYRLGFSKMNPAWRSHRFWQALQNQSVVRVFWSVIWLRLIPFVPSGLVTAGASLTAISAWGFAAASTIGKIPAVFLEIAVAYGYTQSLSAEYQYGILAAVLIICLIIWLMRKRKSARGKI from the coding sequence ATGATCAGTTTACCGCTTGTTGTTGAGTTTTTATTGCTGTTTTTATTGAATATGGCAATCGGGGCGTTCGGGTTCATCCCGAGCTTTTTTGTGACGACGCTGAACATCAACTCGTTCGGTTTAGCTGTCGGCACGTTTTTGTCGTTGTCCGGAGAAATCTTCGGCGCGATTCTCGGCTTTTATTTGTACCGGCTGGGCTTTTCGAAAATGAACCCGGCGTGGCGCTCCCACCGGTTTTGGCAAGCGCTGCAAAACCAGTCCGTGGTGCGCGTCTTCTGGTCGGTCATTTGGCTGCGGTTAATCCCCTTTGTGCCGTCAGGGCTGGTGACAGCTGGCGCTTCGTTGACCGCCATTTCCGCCTGGGGCTTTGCTGCTGCGAGCACCATCGGCAAGATTCCAGCCGTTTTTCTGGAAATTGCCGTCGCTTACGGCTACACGCAAAGCCTTTCAGCCGAGTACCAATATGGCATACTTGCCGCTGTTTTGATCATTTGCCTCATCATCTGGCTGATGCGAAAACGCAAATCAGCGCGCGGCAAAATTTAA
- a CDS encoding GNAT family N-acetyltransferase — protein sequence MFIHKIDDDLSLRLVEMRDAKRIFELTDQSRDYLKEWLPWLDFTLKPEDTEDFIKMGRTNFVESKSMNMVILYKEEIAGIAGFNEINNSNKTAKIGYWLGQEYQGSGIMTRVAKTLTEYAINTLGMNKVEIRVATENKKSRAIPERLGYMEEGTIRQAEWLYDHYVDHVIYGVLAEEWNKNSE from the coding sequence GTGTTTATCCACAAGATTGATGACGATTTATCGCTGCGGCTGGTTGAAATGCGGGATGCCAAACGGATTTTCGAGCTGACCGACCAATCGCGGGACTATTTGAAAGAGTGGCTTCCTTGGCTGGACTTTACGCTAAAACCCGAAGACACCGAAGATTTTATCAAAATGGGCCGCACGAATTTTGTTGAAAGCAAAAGCATGAACATGGTCATCCTTTATAAAGAGGAAATAGCGGGAATAGCAGGGTTCAATGAAATCAATAATTCAAACAAGACCGCCAAAATCGGCTATTGGCTTGGGCAAGAATATCAGGGCAGCGGCATCATGACCCGTGTTGCTAAGACGCTCACGGAATACGCCATCAATACGCTTGGCATGAACAAAGTCGAAATACGGGTGGCGACGGAAAATAAGAAAAGCCGCGCCATCCCCGAACGCTTAGGCTATATGGAAGAAGGCACCATCCGGCAAGCCGAATGGCTCTATGACCATTACGTCGATCACGTGATTTATGGAGTGCTTGCAGAAGAATGGAATAAAAATAGCGAGTAA
- a CDS encoding four-helix bundle copper-binding protein: protein MIPQQQLEFIQSLQNCMVACNNCYNACLQEDDVKMMAQCIRLDRECADMCAFLAQAVSRKSPFVSEIATVCAFICDACGNECKQHDHEHCQICADACFKCAEACRSMM from the coding sequence ATGATTCCTCAACAGCAACTCGAATTTATTCAAAGCTTGCAAAACTGCATGGTAGCCTGCAACAATTGCTATAACGCGTGCTTGCAGGAAGACGATGTGAAAATGATGGCGCAGTGCATCCGGCTCGACCGGGAATGCGCGGATATGTGCGCGTTTTTGGCACAAGCCGTCTCCAGAAAATCGCCTTTCGTTTCGGAAATAGCCACAGTATGCGCGTTTATTTGCGATGCCTGCGGCAACGAATGCAAACAGCACGACCACGAACATTGCCAAATTTGCGCGGACGCTTGCTTTAAATGTGCAGAAGCGTGCAGAAGTATGATGTAA
- a CDS encoding M20 family metallopeptidase, with amino-acid sequence MNNDVSQIVDALEQEAVLFLQQMVQIPSENPEGDYEEISRFLKEKLSQWGFEVEMVDVPEREVRDAGLTGPRKNIIATINGETEGPHLLFNAHIDTVPAGDPAHWTHPPFSGEIADGKLYGRGATDSKGRLAAYVMAALALKKSSVPFSGKISIVATCDEETGGQLGAGYVANNKLVAGDMVIVEGYSNQIVRAMAGVLQLKIQTEGVPAHAAFKWKGRNAIEKMAKVIEELQKLQQALEREPSSLTGMKHTTVNIGVIEGGTKINVVPGICEVEVDFRIIPEHTLDGIYHRVVAIAEKLRQEDPEMKITIDRILSFETHPTVTSEESPLISLIQEANKEVTGQSLPVVGMLGQSDARWFIQNGIPAINFGPGTNDNHLHGYDEFMDIEDLMRTTKVLAVLLKNYVGKQDLIEDQV; translated from the coding sequence ATGAATAACGATGTCAGTCAAATTGTAGATGCGTTAGAACAGGAGGCAGTCCTTTTTTTGCAGCAGATGGTTCAAATACCTTCAGAAAACCCTGAAGGAGATTACGAAGAAATCAGCCGATTTCTAAAGGAAAAGCTTTCACAATGGGGATTTGAAGTGGAAATGGTCGATGTGCCCGAGCGCGAGGTAAGAGATGCAGGGTTGACGGGGCCAAGAAAGAACATCATCGCAACAATTAACGGCGAAACAGAAGGGCCTCATTTATTGTTCAATGCCCACATTGATACAGTGCCTGCGGGAGACCCGGCTCATTGGACGCATCCGCCATTTTCAGGGGAAATTGCAGATGGAAAATTGTATGGAAGAGGGGCCACTGATTCAAAAGGCCGGCTGGCTGCCTACGTGATGGCGGCGCTGGCATTGAAAAAATCAAGCGTTCCGTTCTCCGGCAAAATATCGATTGTCGCCACTTGTGATGAAGAAACAGGAGGGCAGCTAGGGGCCGGATATGTAGCAAATAATAAACTGGTAGCCGGCGATATGGTCATCGTGGAAGGCTACAGCAACCAAATCGTGCGAGCAATGGCCGGTGTGCTGCAATTAAAAATACAAACGGAGGGCGTTCCTGCTCATGCCGCATTTAAATGGAAAGGAAGAAACGCTATTGAAAAAATGGCAAAAGTCATCGAGGAATTGCAAAAGCTGCAGCAAGCGCTGGAAAGAGAACCTTCTTCTTTAACTGGCATGAAGCACACGACCGTCAATATTGGAGTCATTGAAGGAGGCACTAAAATAAATGTCGTTCCGGGCATCTGCGAAGTAGAAGTGGATTTCCGGATTATTCCTGAGCATACGTTGGATGGAATTTATCATAGAGTGGTTGCCATTGCCGAAAAACTGCGGCAAGAAGACCCGGAAATGAAAATAACGATTGACCGGATTTTAAGTTTTGAAACCCATCCGACTGTAACAAGTGAAGAATCACCGTTGATCTCCTTGATACAAGAGGCCAATAAAGAAGTGACTGGACAGTCGCTGCCGGTTGTAGGAATGCTGGGACAATCGGATGCCCGCTGGTTTATCCAGAACGGCATTCCGGCTATCAATTTCGGACCCGGAACCAATGACAATCATCTTCATGGGTATGACGAATTTATGGACATTGAAGATTTGATGCGGACAACAAAAGTATTAGCGGTTCTCCTGAAAAATTATGTAGGAAAACAGGATTTAATAGAAGATCAAGTTTAA
- the nagB gene encoding glucosamine-6-phosphate deaminase, translated as MNVLVFEDFEALSIAAAKRVEQQVRENSASVLGLATGSTPLGLYRKMSEGITKRGMSYRDVQTINLDEYIGLDPLHPRSYHTFMDEHLFKHVDIPEENQHLPNGKPDSVEEECLRYENLLDSIGPVDLQILGLGTNGHIGFNEPGTEPDIETHCVQLADTTREDNARFFGSIDEVPTHAITMGISSILKSKEILLLASGKNKAEAVKTLLEKNITKEFPASFLWNHPNVTIMVDREAYELMETEGR; from the coding sequence ATGAACGTTCTAGTTTTTGAAGATTTTGAGGCATTGAGTATAGCGGCGGCGAAACGGGTCGAGCAGCAAGTCCGTGAAAACAGCGCGTCGGTTTTGGGTCTTGCGACAGGATCTACGCCGCTCGGCCTTTACCGGAAAATGAGTGAAGGCATCACAAAGCGGGGCATGTCTTACCGGGACGTCCAGACGATTAATTTGGATGAATATATTGGGCTTGATCCACTGCACCCAAGAAGCTACCATACCTTTATGGACGAGCATTTATTCAAGCATGTTGATATACCGGAAGAAAACCAGCATTTGCCTAATGGCAAACCGGATTCTGTGGAAGAGGAATGCCTTCGCTATGAAAACCTGCTTGATTCGATCGGTCCAGTCGATCTGCAGATCTTAGGACTCGGAACGAATGGCCACATCGGTTTCAATGAACCCGGGACAGAACCGGACATAGAAACGCATTGCGTCCAGTTAGCGGACACTACACGCGAAGACAATGCCCGCTTTTTCGGCTCGATCGATGAAGTGCCAACGCACGCCATTACGATGGGCATCTCTTCCATTTTAAAAAGCAAAGAAATTCTTTTATTGGCTTCCGGCAAAAACAAAGCGGAAGCGGTAAAGACGTTGTTGGAGAAGAATATTACTAAAGAATTTCCGGCTTCGTTTTTATGGAATCATCCCAACGTCACCATCATGGTAGACCGGGAAGCGTACGAACTTATGGAAACGGAGGGGCGGTGA
- a CDS encoding M28 family metallopeptidase gives MHKAEQLTALETELLSKVSKEGLMEFTKEIAKEVRLSGSDEELRAFEYAKSQLDSFGLKTELLFSDSYISIPLSGSLQVNGKDYECITHSMSKPVQNLSAEIIDIGSGSDEEYGKNDVNGKVVLIDGLATPAGVQKAASYGAAAALFINARYTHEMIVSPVWGTPVPRTASYLPDTPVISVNFENGQSIRQALKEANECRISTEVETGFRSIPTLIAELKGTEEPENFVLFSGHIDSWHYGVMDNGTANAVMLEVARILSQYQGKLKRTLRLAFWSGHSHGRYAGSAWYCDTHWEEIYENCVLHVNVDSVGAKDAVVLTEANCMKETQSLAKEVIGTLTGEEFEGSRFGRAGDQSFFGTGTPSIFMGLSEQVPSDEPAAAAFKNLFGGGKAGGFGWWWHTTEDTIDKIDPDFLKRDCEIYVIVVYRALNNPLIPVDPLAGASEIEAGLRAWQEKAEGLFDLSLSLERAGQLKSKLEEFQDALAKLDSGDNGKILIANRAIMELSRILVPLNYVKGNVFDHDFALKQPVIPKLAEIDELVQAEQNSNEFQFLLTSLLRSRNEVAFALKKAIEAAGKALRQLA, from the coding sequence TTGCATAAGGCAGAACAACTGACAGCTCTGGAAACTGAACTATTATCGAAGGTATCAAAAGAAGGATTAATGGAATTCACGAAGGAGATTGCAAAAGAGGTCCGGCTTTCAGGTTCCGATGAGGAACTGCGGGCATTTGAATACGCAAAAAGCCAGTTGGACAGTTTTGGATTAAAGACGGAACTGCTTTTCAGCGACAGCTATATCAGCATCCCGTTGAGCGGATCGCTTCAGGTGAACGGCAAAGATTACGAGTGCATCACCCATTCGATGTCAAAACCGGTCCAAAACTTAAGCGCTGAAATTATCGACATCGGCAGCGGTTCGGATGAAGAATACGGGAAAAACGATGTGAACGGAAAAGTTGTGTTGATCGACGGCTTGGCGACACCGGCTGGCGTCCAAAAAGCAGCTTCTTACGGAGCGGCAGCAGCACTTTTTATTAACGCCAGATATACACATGAAATGATCGTTTCACCGGTCTGGGGGACGCCTGTTCCACGTACGGCCTCTTATTTGCCGGATACTCCAGTGATTTCCGTTAATTTTGAAAACGGGCAATCCATCCGGCAAGCTCTCAAAGAGGCCAACGAATGCCGGATATCAACGGAAGTTGAAACGGGATTTCGTTCTATTCCAACGCTGATTGCGGAACTCAAAGGCACCGAAGAACCCGAAAATTTTGTCCTGTTCAGTGGCCATATCGACTCCTGGCACTACGGGGTCATGGATAACGGTACGGCCAACGCAGTGATGCTGGAAGTGGCACGGATTCTTTCGCAATACCAGGGCAAATTAAAACGCACCCTGCGCCTGGCGTTTTGGTCGGGGCATTCGCATGGCCGTTATGCAGGTTCAGCGTGGTATTGCGACACGCATTGGGAAGAAATTTATGAGAACTGCGTACTTCATGTCAATGTTGATTCGGTCGGCGCGAAAGATGCTGTCGTGTTGACGGAAGCGAATTGCATGAAGGAGACCCAAAGTTTGGCAAAAGAAGTGATTGGCACGCTAACAGGTGAAGAGTTTGAAGGATCGCGGTTTGGGCGCGCCGGTGACCAGTCGTTTTTTGGAACAGGGACGCCATCGATTTTTATGGGATTGTCTGAACAAGTGCCGTCGGATGAACCGGCCGCCGCCGCGTTCAAAAATTTGTTTGGCGGAGGCAAAGCGGGAGGTTTTGGCTGGTGGTGGCATACTACTGAAGACACTATTGACAAAATTGATCCGGACTTCTTGAAACGGGATTGCGAAATTTATGTGATTGTTGTTTATCGCGCCTTGAACAATCCGCTTATCCCGGTCGATCCATTAGCTGGCGCAAGTGAAATTGAGGCAGGACTGAGAGCGTGGCAAGAGAAAGCGGAAGGTTTGTTCGATTTGTCTCTTTCACTTGAACGAGCTGGGCAACTGAAGAGCAAGCTTGAAGAGTTCCAAGATGCACTCGCTAAATTGGATAGTGGAGACAACGGGAAAATTTTAATTGCAAATAGAGCCATAATGGAGCTTTCGCGGATTTTGGTTCCGTTAAATTACGTGAAAGGCAATGTCTTCGACCACGATTTTGCGCTAAAGCAGCCGGTGATTCCAAAACTTGCTGAAATCGATGAGCTGGTACAGGCAGAACAAAATTCGAATGAGTTTCAATTTCTTCTTACATCTCTGCTGCGAAGCAGAAATGAAGTGGCCTTTGCTTTAAAAAAAGCGATTGAGGCCGCGGGAAAAGCCTTGAGGCAATTGGCTTAA
- a CDS encoding ROK family protein has product MYVLGIDGGGTKTSGIVADEKGNIYMQVATGRSNPNTLSQRGFEQVMKDLLMGLKRQNEEIYNQIAVCFTGMAGVDESRRTEEVTALLKNYLPESTQLIVKNDAINALYSGTLGKAGIVQISGTGSITFGINEQQKEARAGGWGFLFDEAGSGFAIGKAALRSVFKEYDLRGPSTSLTGRLLDHFYVDEVTDIINQVYGQEYARAVIAPLAQLVVEEASASDEIAQRILADACAEMLHSIETCHKQLFEREHPTTIVLAGGVFSDWQMFNSIFSSLAKDTLPNANFQPTQIAPVAGAVIAALKSQKITPADTFARRINEQIEQEVNA; this is encoded by the coding sequence ATGTATGTATTAGGGATTGACGGTGGAGGCACGAAAACGTCTGGCATCGTGGCGGATGAAAAAGGGAATATCTACATGCAGGTAGCTACAGGCCGGAGCAACCCGAATACGTTGTCACAGCGAGGATTCGAACAGGTGATGAAAGATTTATTGATGGGGCTGAAAAGGCAAAACGAAGAGATATACAATCAAATTGCGGTCTGCTTCACGGGGATGGCGGGTGTCGATGAAAGCCGGCGCACAGAGGAAGTGACCGCTTTGTTGAAAAACTATTTGCCGGAAAGCACGCAGTTGATTGTTAAAAATGATGCCATCAATGCCTTATATTCAGGGACGCTCGGCAAAGCAGGCATTGTCCAGATTTCAGGGACAGGCTCTATTACGTTCGGCATCAACGAACAGCAGAAAGAAGCGCGGGCAGGAGGCTGGGGGTTTTTGTTCGACGAAGCGGGAAGCGGATTTGCGATCGGCAAAGCGGCGCTCCGGTCAGTCTTCAAGGAATATGATTTGCGCGGTCCATCAACTTCACTGACAGGTAGGCTGTTAGATCATTTTTACGTCGATGAAGTGACGGATATCATCAACCAAGTATACGGACAAGAATATGCGCGCGCTGTCATCGCACCACTGGCGCAATTGGTAGTGGAAGAAGCGAGTGCTTCGGACGAGATTGCGCAGCGCATTTTGGCCGATGCCTGTGCGGAAATGCTTCACAGCATCGAGACCTGCCACAAGCAGCTGTTCGAAAGAGAACATCCGACAACTATTGTCCTGGCAGGAGGCGTGTTTTCCGACTGGCAAATGTTCAACAGCATATTTTCGAGTTTGGCAAAAGATACACTGCCCAATGCCAACTTTCAACCGACGCAAATTGCCCCGGTTGCCGGAGCGGTTATCGCCGCATTAAAGTCGCAAAAAATAACTCCAGCGGATACGTTTGCCCGCAGGATCAACGAGCAGATTGAACAGGAAGTGAACGCTTAA